A window from Flavobacterium gyeonganense encodes these proteins:
- a CDS encoding DUF6526 family protein produces MKVQSYQNHIRFYTPHHFIYYPVLIVFLAFSIYFAFTTPQHLIWGVIAVVFIFLFCLAFMLRQHYALILQNRIVKLELRYRYFVLTGTRFETIENKFTDDQIFAFRFAPDAEFLSLTERALTENLSGDDIKKAIKHWKGDYNRV; encoded by the coding sequence ATGAAAGTGCAATCTTATCAAAATCACATTCGATTTTATACACCACATCATTTCATCTATTACCCTGTTCTGATTGTTTTTCTGGCTTTTAGCATTTATTTTGCGTTTACCACTCCACAACACTTAATCTGGGGGGTCATTGCTGTAGTTTTTATATTCCTGTTTTGTCTCGCGTTTATGCTGCGCCAGCATTATGCCTTGATCTTACAAAACAGAATTGTTAAACTGGAGCTTCGATACCGTTATTTTGTACTTACCGGAACCCGATTTGAAACCATTGAAAACAAATTTACAGACGATCAGATATTTGCATTCCGCTTTGCGCCTGATGCTGAATTTTTATCGCTAACTGAACGCGCACTTACAGAAAACCTTTCTGGAGACGATATAAAAAAGGCTATAAAACACTGGAAAGGCGATTATAACCGGGTGTGA
- a CDS encoding EamA family transporter has product MKTTKYYLAAITAYTTWGFFSLLLKPIHEYASLDILFYRVFSCSILMLLISFVFKRKKINQTIEVFRTLPSSKKINAILLNIGGSFFLMANWFTFIYVMNHVSVKATSLAYLVCPILTTLLAYFILHEKLKKTQWLAVGLSISGCLLLSYADIMDMFFSVIIGFTYACYLVSQRVNKGFDTFIVLTFHITLAALFLLPFYPVYSGSLPTEFTFYFCIETIAIFFTIIPLFLNLYALSGINSSTVGMLLNINPMIAFGLACFVYKEKITPLQILAYSIIFIAVLVFNSHHIFFRKQKGIVAAKN; this is encoded by the coding sequence ATGAAAACAACAAAATATTATTTAGCTGCGATTACAGCTTACACTACCTGGGGTTTTTTCAGCCTTCTGCTAAAACCAATACATGAATATGCTTCGCTGGATATTTTATTCTATCGTGTTTTTAGCTGTAGTATTTTAATGCTGTTGATTTCATTTGTCTTTAAGCGAAAAAAAATAAATCAGACAATTGAAGTTTTCAGGACTTTACCATCTTCCAAAAAAATAAATGCAATTTTACTTAATATCGGTGGAAGCTTTTTTCTGATGGCTAACTGGTTTACTTTTATTTATGTCATGAACCATGTTAGTGTAAAAGCGACTTCTTTGGCTTATTTGGTTTGTCCTATTTTAACAACGCTCCTGGCTTACTTTATTTTGCACGAAAAATTGAAAAAAACACAATGGCTCGCAGTAGGACTAAGCATTTCGGGCTGTTTGTTGTTATCCTATGCTGATATTATGGATATGTTTTTTAGCGTCATTATCGGATTTACATATGCTTGTTACTTAGTAAGCCAGCGTGTGAATAAAGGTTTTGATACCTTTATTGTACTGACATTTCATATTACGCTGGCTGCTTTATTTTTATTACCGTTTTATCCAGTGTATAGTGGGTCTCTACCTACAGAATTCACTTTTTATTTTTGTATTGAAACGATAGCCATATTTTTTACAATCATACCATTGTTCCTAAATTTATATGCACTATCGGGAATCAATTCTTCAACAGTCGGAATGTTGCTGAATATCAATCCAATGATTGCTTTTGGGCTCGCTTGTTTCGTTTATAAAGAGAAAATTACACCGTTGCAGATTTTGGCTTATAGTATTATTTTTATTGCTGTACTCGTTTTCAATTCACACCATATTTTTTTCAGAAAGCAAAAAGGTATAGTAGCAGCTAAAAACTAA
- a CDS encoding sterol desaturase family protein produces the protein MLATDFVWYWYHRLGHEVNFFWAAHIVHHHSEEFNFTAAARITTLQAVVRTGFWCVLPLVGFHPDMVITMLIVHGAYSFFTHTQLIGKIKWLEYVFVTPSIHGVHHASDEKYLDKNYGDMFTFWDRIFGTFQEEEEKPKYGLTHPLKSYSFLWQHTHYYFEIYELWKRSKGFKARWNAVFGSPAHMDQDIRPMLEKRFLQDKSNTHQRLRFRNYLYIQLGVCILFLTVFTYYFEFLNLLDKVFVLSFILITLINCGALLEQRKWMYYLEYGRIFIVTTYFLYEENLLTFLFVPIAIMIFAEQLFSLSKHYQKVVLQLESSE, from the coding sequence ATTTTAGCAACTGATTTTGTTTGGTATTGGTACCACAGGCTCGGGCACGAAGTTAATTTTTTCTGGGCGGCACATATTGTGCATCACCATAGTGAAGAATTTAATTTTACTGCGGCAGCCAGAATCACGACTTTGCAGGCAGTTGTTAGAACGGGGTTTTGGTGTGTTCTTCCTCTCGTCGGGTTTCACCCTGATATGGTAATCACGATGTTGATTGTGCACGGAGCTTATTCTTTTTTTACACATACGCAGCTTATCGGAAAAATAAAATGGCTTGAGTACGTTTTTGTTACGCCATCAATTCACGGAGTTCATCATGCATCTGACGAAAAATATCTCGATAAAAACTACGGTGATATGTTTACTTTTTGGGACCGTATTTTTGGCACTTTTCAGGAGGAGGAAGAGAAACCAAAATACGGTTTAACCCACCCGTTAAAAAGTTATAGTTTCCTATGGCAGCATACACATTATTACTTTGAGATTTATGAATTATGGAAACGATCGAAAGGGTTTAAAGCCAGATGGAATGCCGTTTTTGGGAGTCCGGCCCATATGGATCAGGATATTCGGCCCATGTTAGAAAAACGTTTTTTGCAGGATAAAAGCAATACGCATCAAAGGCTGAGATTTCGTAATTATCTCTATATACAATTAGGAGTCTGTATTTTATTCTTAACTGTTTTTACTTATTATTTTGAGTTTTTAAATCTTTTGGATAAAGTTTTTGTTTTGTCTTTTATTCTAATTACACTGATAAATTGCGGTGCTTTATTGGAACAGCGAAAATGGATGTATTATCTCGAATATGGCCGGATATTTATCGTAACCACTTATTTTCTATACGAAGAAAATTTACTGACATTTTTATTTGTTCCGATTGCCATTATGATTTTTGCAGAACAATTGTTTTCGCTGAGTAAACATTATCAGAAAGTCGTGCTGCAGCTGGAAAGTTCAGAGTAA
- a CDS encoding sensor histidine kinase, whose protein sequence is MDIRKRITFTYVALSTFSTLLLSVIVFVLFRENNRYHFLKRLEDRSKIVASIHFQHDPEKIKYYSNLKKNGLEELIEEEEYVLKINSANSFDYNTKLNLPNQFYSNILQTGKDYFEINSKYYLGQVFTERNQKYIVIVGARDRRGKTTTVYIVKILLFGGIGFIFLAFILGRFLAKRVINPVARITKEVNRISASNLHNRLPEVKNSDEISDLTHTFNDMLDRLETSFEIQANFINNASHELKTPITTIIAEAEIMLLKEREKEEYVQSLENIYSQASKLGNLTESLLKLTQTGYDGNKQVLDIARIDELLLEVKSDLDKIFPDNRVSIKLNFAPTDSNLLLIACNKPLLELAINNIITNGVKYSDNNEVFVALSANNDAIKISINDIGIGIPPEDIPHLYEPFFRGKIAAKYIGYGLGLPLASKIIRMHDGEIQVQSEQNKGTIVTIIFKKSKDKKKNIKNSNVES, encoded by the coding sequence ATGGATATCAGAAAGAGAATTACTTTTACTTACGTAGCACTTTCTACCTTTAGTACTTTGCTATTGAGTGTCATAGTATTCGTTTTATTCAGGGAAAATAACCGCTACCATTTCTTAAAAAGGCTCGAAGACCGATCGAAAATTGTGGCTTCTATTCATTTTCAGCATGATCCTGAAAAAATAAAATATTACAGTAATTTAAAGAAAAACGGACTCGAAGAACTTATCGAAGAAGAAGAATATGTTCTTAAAATAAACAGTGCGAATAGTTTTGATTATAATACAAAACTGAATCTGCCCAACCAATTTTATTCTAATATTCTTCAGACCGGAAAAGATTATTTTGAAATTAACAGCAAATATTATCTCGGGCAGGTTTTTACAGAAAGGAATCAAAAATATATTGTAATTGTTGGTGCTCGTGACCGTAGAGGAAAAACCACAACCGTTTACATTGTGAAAATATTACTTTTTGGAGGCATCGGATTTATATTTCTGGCTTTCATATTAGGACGATTTCTGGCAAAACGTGTTATTAACCCGGTAGCCAGAATTACTAAAGAAGTAAACAGAATCAGTGCTTCAAACCTTCATAACAGATTACCGGAGGTTAAAAACTCAGATGAAATTTCAGATCTGACACATACTTTTAACGATATGTTAGACCGGTTGGAAACTTCTTTTGAAATTCAGGCGAATTTTATCAATAATGCATCCCATGAACTAAAAACGCCTATTACAACCATAATTGCCGAAGCTGAAATTATGCTTTTAAAAGAGCGTGAAAAAGAAGAATATGTACAGTCTTTAGAAAATATCTACAGTCAGGCATCTAAATTAGGCAACCTGACTGAAAGTCTCCTTAAGCTTACTCAGACAGGGTATGATGGCAATAAACAGGTTTTGGATATTGCCCGAATTGATGAGTTGTTATTGGAGGTAAAATCAGATCTGGATAAGATTTTTCCGGACAATCGTGTTAGTATTAAACTTAATTTTGCCCCAACAGACTCTAATTTGCTATTAATTGCGTGTAATAAGCCACTTTTAGAGCTGGCAATCAACAATATTATTACCAATGGTGTAAAATACTCTGATAATAATGAAGTTTTTGTAGCGCTTTCCGCAAATAATGATGCGATTAAAATTTCGATAAATGATATCGGCATCGGCATTCCGCCAGAAGATATTCCGCACTTATACGAACCTTTCTTCCGTGGTAAAATTGCAGCAAAATATATCGGTTATGGTTTAGGACTTCCTTTGGCTTCCAAAATCATCCGCATGCATGATGGGGAAATACAAGTACAATCGGAACAGAATAAAGGCACGATTGTAACGATTATTTTTAAAAAATCAAAAGACAAAAAGAAGAACATTAAAAATTCTAATGTTGAATCTTAG
- a CDS encoding PLP-dependent aminotransferase family protein translates to MRNSNYLYLQFADVIEKQIKSGLLNVGDKLPSIREVCAETGYSMSTVSKAYYEIESRALIESRPQSGYYVSNISARIAPEPTPSSPILTTRNIDREDLIDMVYGNMTSTTVTMLSLGFPSNELLPIAKLNKGMIQAMRQLPNSGTSYEEMQGNVNLRKEIARWSFNWGGTLTEEDIITTPGCVSAISHCLMAVTKPGDTIITESPVYFGVLQLAKSLGLHVMELPTNITTGIELEALKKAISTKKIKACVLMSNFSNPSGSMMPNEHKEEVVRLMELHNIPLIEDDIHGDLYFGSARPTNCKTYDKSGIVMCCSSVSKTLAPGYRVGWVVPGKFKKEILRTKLYHTISSPTITHEVVGDFLKNGRYENHLRKIRQILNHNCNNYINTILESFPKGTKVSQPQGGFFLWIELDKKIDTAEFYHLAMKHNISIAPGRIFSFQDQFSNCMRLSFGLPWTNELRHSIQTLGKLAQQNL, encoded by the coding sequence ATGCGAAATTCAAATTACCTCTATTTACAGTTTGCTGATGTTATTGAAAAACAAATAAAATCAGGTCTTTTAAACGTTGGGGACAAACTGCCATCAATCCGGGAAGTTTGCGCTGAAACGGGCTACAGCATGAGCACAGTAAGCAAAGCGTATTACGAAATTGAAAGCCGGGCACTAATTGAATCAAGACCACAATCAGGTTACTACGTAAGCAATATATCGGCACGGATCGCTCCTGAGCCAACTCCCAGCTCCCCTATTCTGACCACTCGAAATATTGACCGTGAAGATTTAATCGATATGGTTTACGGAAATATGACCAGTACTACTGTCACAATGCTTTCACTAGGTTTTCCATCGAATGAACTTCTCCCAATAGCAAAACTCAATAAAGGAATGATTCAGGCGATGCGACAGCTGCCAAATAGCGGAACGAGTTATGAAGAAATGCAGGGAAATGTTAATCTTAGAAAAGAAATTGCCCGCTGGTCATTTAACTGGGGCGGTACTTTAACAGAAGAAGACATTATTACCACTCCCGGTTGTGTAAGTGCTATTTCGCATTGTTTGATGGCCGTAACAAAACCGGGCGATACAATTATTACAGAAAGTCCGGTTTATTTTGGTGTACTGCAGCTGGCCAAATCATTAGGTCTGCATGTAATGGAATTACCAACCAACATAACTACCGGAATTGAACTTGAAGCTTTAAAAAAAGCCATTTCAACAAAAAAAATAAAAGCCTGTGTATTGATGAGTAATTTCAGTAATCCATCAGGAAGTATGATGCCAAACGAACATAAGGAAGAAGTTGTTCGTTTGATGGAATTACACAATATTCCGTTAATTGAAGATGATATTCATGGTGATTTGTATTTTGGCTCAGCCAGGCCAACTAACTGCAAAACGTATGATAAAAGCGGAATTGTGATGTGCTGCAGTTCGGTTTCTAAAACTTTGGCACCAGGTTATCGTGTGGGCTGGGTTGTACCGGGAAAATTTAAAAAAGAAATATTACGGACAAAATTATATCACACCATCTCCTCTCCCACCATTACACATGAAGTTGTGGGTGATTTTCTAAAAAATGGCCGATATGAAAATCATCTTCGAAAAATTCGACAGATCCTCAATCATAACTGTAATAATTATATCAATACGATTTTAGAATCTTTCCCAAAAGGCACAAAAGTAAGCCAGCCTCAGGGCGGTTTTTTCCTTTGGATTGAACTTGATAAAAAAATAGATACTGCCGAATTTTATCATTTGGCAATGAAACATAATATCAGCATTGCTCCGGGACGTATTTTTTCTTTTCAGGATCAATTTTCAAATTGCATGCGACTGAGTTTTGGCTTGCCGTGGACCAATGAATTACGACATTCCATACAAACATTAGGTAAACTGGCCCAGCAAAATTTATAA
- a CDS encoding response regulator transcription factor: MKLLIVEDEPNLLSILRKGFAENNNDVSVALDGTTALEMIYNYTFDVVVLDVMLPDINGIEICRRLRAAKNFVPILLLTALGTSENIVTGLNAGADDYLVKPFKFGELDARVNALNRRAHQDTEKVDTIIIGDLEINGKAKTVKRDGEPIVLTAKEFKLLYYLAKNTGRIVSRDQILDNVWDINFDMNTNVVDVYITYLRKK; the protein is encoded by the coding sequence ATGAAATTACTCATAGTCGAAGACGAACCAAATCTACTTTCTATTTTACGCAAAGGATTCGCTGAAAATAATAACGATGTCAGCGTGGCCCTTGACGGTACAACAGCATTAGAAATGATTTATAATTATACTTTTGATGTAGTAGTTTTGGATGTAATGCTGCCGGATATTAACGGAATCGAAATTTGCAGAAGATTGCGTGCCGCCAAAAATTTCGTTCCAATTTTGCTTTTAACAGCGCTTGGAACTTCAGAAAATATTGTAACCGGACTCAATGCGGGTGCGGATGATTATCTGGTGAAGCCATTTAAATTTGGAGAACTCGATGCAAGGGTTAATGCTTTAAACCGAAGAGCCCATCAGGATACGGAAAAAGTGGATACGATAATAATTGGTGATCTCGAAATAAACGGCAAAGCCAAAACAGTAAAACGCGATGGCGAACCGATTGTTTTAACGGCTAAGGAATTTAAATTATTATATTATTTAGCAAAAAACACAGGCAGAATAGTCTCAAGGGATCAGATTTTAGATAATGTCTGGGATATCAATTTTGATATGAATACAAATGTTGTAGATGTTTATATCACCTATTTAAGAAAAAAATAG
- a CDS encoding Glu/Leu/Phe/Val family dehydrogenase, which translates to MSLEIIKQNPFQSMIDRFNIAADILNLDESIRQKLQKPEKQIVVNFSITLDNGTTKNFEGYRVIHNTALGPSKGGIRYDTAVNLDEVKALAAWMTWKSAVTGIPFGGAKGGIICDPRTHSKTELEKITRAYTKALADIFGPEKDVPAPDMGTGPDEMGWLMDEFSLVHGKTIHAVVTGKHLHSGGSLGRVEATGKGVSIITLLALQKLKLRPARSTVAIQGFGNVGLHSALFLYEKGLKVVAVSDVSEAFYNPDGLNIPELILYYNLNNKSIKGYPNSVAIKHEELLLLEVDVLIPAAKEDVITQQNANDIKAKIIVEGANGPVASDADQILHQNNVLVVPDILANAGGVTVSYFEWLQNSLLESWRIHQINKRLEDILEKGFETVFRIADKYNVTPRIAAYIIALQKVADTQSVKEVALKEPKFKQN; encoded by the coding sequence ATGAGCCTAGAAATAATTAAACAGAATCCTTTTCAGTCAATGATTGACCGTTTTAATATCGCAGCTGATATTTTAAACCTTGATGAATCGATCAGACAGAAATTGCAGAAACCAGAAAAGCAAATTGTTGTAAATTTTTCTATCACACTTGATAACGGCACAACTAAAAACTTTGAAGGATACCGTGTTATTCACAATACAGCCTTAGGACCGTCAAAAGGAGGAATTCGTTATGATACAGCTGTAAACCTTGATGAGGTAAAAGCTTTGGCAGCCTGGATGACGTGGAAATCTGCTGTAACCGGAATTCCGTTTGGAGGAGCAAAAGGCGGAATTATTTGCGATCCGAGAACACATTCTAAAACAGAATTAGAGAAAATTACCAGAGCATACACAAAAGCATTAGCAGATATTTTTGGTCCGGAAAAAGACGTTCCTGCGCCGGACATGGGAACAGGTCCTGATGAAATGGGCTGGCTAATGGATGAATTTTCTTTGGTTCACGGCAAAACGATTCATGCTGTTGTGACAGGGAAACATTTACATTCCGGAGGTTCTTTGGGAAGAGTAGAAGCTACAGGGAAGGGAGTAAGCATTATTACGCTTCTGGCGCTTCAAAAATTAAAACTGAGACCGGCAAGATCGACAGTTGCCATTCAGGGATTTGGAAATGTGGGCTTGCATTCGGCTTTGTTTTTATATGAAAAAGGATTAAAAGTTGTGGCTGTCAGCGATGTTTCAGAAGCTTTCTACAATCCCGATGGACTTAACATTCCGGAACTGATTTTATATTATAACCTGAATAATAAGAGTATTAAAGGATATCCCAATTCGGTAGCTATTAAGCATGAAGAATTATTGCTTTTGGAGGTTGATGTACTAATTCCGGCAGCAAAAGAGGATGTTATAACACAGCAAAACGCAAATGATATTAAAGCCAAAATTATTGTAGAAGGGGCAAATGGCCCGGTTGCTTCAGATGCAGATCAGATTTTGCATCAAAATAATGTTTTGGTTGTACCGGATATTCTGGCAAATGCAGGAGGAGTGACTGTTTCTTATTTCGAATGGCTTCAGAATTCACTGTTAGAATCATGGAGAATTCATCAAATTAATAAACGTTTAGAAGATATACTCGAAAAAGGTTTTGAAACTGTTTTTAGAATTGCGGACAAATACAATGTTACCCCTAGAATTGCAGCCTATATTATTGCTCTGCAAAAAGTGGCAGACACACAATCTGTAAAAGAAGTAGCGCTGAAAGAACCTAAATTCAAACAGAATTAA
- a CDS encoding bestrophin family protein: MLLKKRIPMKYVLGKIKVELGLVAAYTIVFEVFHHYFVTLPVDIPIAIPTMIGTIISLLLAFKSNQAYDRWWEARIVWGAVVNDSRTLIRQVLTFYKDPDFSVEASEFKENFAKRQIAWCYSLGQSLRNRDAIKPLQGLLSEEEIKYIKNHQNVPNAILMLHARDLRNAKNDKRINMYQQVEIDNTLSRLCDEMGKCERIKNTIFPTTYSMYIRLTLCLFILLLPFGLTSVLSWFAIPLITAIAGAFFLIEKMAIHLQDPFENRPTDTPVTTIANTIEKNIKQMLNEYQSEFDIIKEFDLKEESKKADSNAYYVL; this comes from the coding sequence ATGTTATTAAAGAAAAGAATACCAATGAAGTACGTTCTCGGGAAAATTAAAGTAGAACTTGGACTTGTAGCCGCCTACACTATAGTATTTGAGGTTTTTCACCACTATTTTGTTACGCTTCCCGTAGATATTCCAATAGCGATTCCAACCATGATTGGAACCATTATATCGTTGTTATTAGCTTTTAAATCAAACCAGGCTTATGACAGATGGTGGGAAGCCAGAATTGTGTGGGGAGCTGTTGTAAATGATTCAAGAACGTTAATTCGTCAGGTCCTGACATTTTACAAAGACCCTGATTTTTCTGTTGAGGCCAGTGAATTTAAGGAGAATTTTGCTAAAAGGCAGATAGCATGGTGTTATAGCTTAGGGCAGTCACTTCGTAACCGGGATGCGATAAAACCGCTTCAGGGCCTTTTGAGTGAAGAAGAAATAAAGTATATAAAAAATCACCAAAACGTACCAAATGCTATTTTGATGCTGCATGCAAGAGATCTTCGAAATGCAAAAAATGATAAGCGTATTAATATGTATCAACAGGTAGAAATTGACAATACACTTTCGAGATTATGTGATGAAATGGGTAAATGTGAACGAATTAAGAATACTATTTTCCCAACAACCTACAGTATGTATATTAGATTAACATTGTGCTTGTTTATTTTATTACTGCCTTTTGGCTTAACAAGTGTATTGAGCTGGTTTGCAATTCCATTAATTACGGCTATTGCCGGAGCTTTCTTTTTGATCGAAAAAATGGCGATTCATTTGCAGGATCCTTTCGAAAACAGACCAACAGATACGCCTGTTACGACTATTGCAAATACAATCGAAAAAAATATTAAACAAATGCTGAATGAATATCAAAGCGAATTCGATATCATTAAAGAATTTGATCTAAAAGAAGAATCAAAAAAAGCGGACAGTAACGCTTATTACGTGTTGTAA
- a CDS encoding DMT family transporter: protein MLFLILSIICSVTVGVIFKITRHYSCRPVQIITFNYVFALLFCYFTFSPNLDDVNAKAPWNIYLSIGVLLPVVFLFLASSIKHMGIVKTDAAQRLSLFIPILAAWFLFKEEFNSYKVIGLAVGFLALLFILKKPFDNKKNNWIYPALVLLGFGVIDILFKQIALYSDLPYTTSLFIVFCIALLISLVIVIYNAVVKRVKLEIKNILFGGLVGLFNFGNILFYLKAHKAFSKNPSTVFAGMNMGVIVLGSIVGVLFFKEKLSKMNFLGIVLALIAIIFIFFSQI, encoded by the coding sequence ATGTTATTTCTGATTTTAAGTATTATTTGTAGTGTAACAGTAGGCGTGATTTTTAAAATAACTCGTCATTACAGTTGTCGTCCGGTTCAGATCATTACTTTTAATTATGTATTTGCACTCTTATTTTGTTATTTCACTTTTAGTCCAAATCTGGATGATGTTAATGCAAAGGCACCCTGGAATATTTACCTTTCAATAGGTGTTTTGCTGCCAGTTGTTTTTCTTTTTTTAGCATCTTCGATCAAACATATGGGCATAGTAAAAACCGATGCGGCTCAGCGACTATCTCTTTTTATTCCGATACTTGCAGCCTGGTTTCTTTTTAAGGAAGAATTTAATTCTTATAAAGTAATAGGGCTTGCGGTTGGATTTTTAGCTCTTTTGTTCATTTTGAAAAAGCCTTTCGATAATAAAAAGAACAACTGGATTTATCCTGCATTAGTTTTATTAGGTTTTGGAGTAATTGATATCCTTTTTAAACAAATTGCGCTTTACAGTGATCTGCCTTATACAACTTCTTTATTTATTGTCTTTTGTATCGCCTTACTGATTTCTTTGGTAATTGTGATTTATAATGCTGTAGTGAAAAGAGTAAAGTTAGAAATTAAAAATATTCTTTTCGGAGGATTGGTAGGACTCTTTAATTTCGGAAATATATTGTTTTACCTTAAAGCACACAAAGCATTTTCTAAAAATCCTTCTACTGTTTTTGCAGGAATGAATATGGGGGTTATAGTTTTAGGAAGTATCGTTGGAGTACTTTTTTTCAAAGAGAAGTTGTCCAAAATGAATTTTTTGGGTATTGTTTTGGCTTTAATTGCAATTATTTTCATTTTTTTTTCTCAAATTTAG
- a CDS encoding AAA family ATPase yields MEINNIKTLGQLKAAGYKSTSIKDELRNNLREKIKSGKPVFEGVHGFENTVIPELERAILSRHNINLLGLRGQAKTRLARKMVELLDENIPFVAGSEINDDPLNPISRFAKDLIAEKGDETPISWLHRNDRFFEKLATPDVTVADLIGDVDPIKAANLKLSYADDRVIHFGMIPRANRCIFVINELPDLQARIQVALFNILQEGDIQIRGFKLRMPLDMQFIFTANPEDYTNRGSIVTPLKDRIGSQILTHYPESVAIAKTITEQESKLDQNQADTVYVPDLARDILEQISFEARESEYIDNKSGVSARMSITAFENLISTAERRALISGADKTTLRLSDFIGIIPAITGKVELVYEGEQEGAAAVAQNLIGSAIKTLFADYFPKIEKLEKQGEKTPYSDLIEWFFAESGFELLDEASDAEYQAILDEVTPLDVLIKKYQPQLDKKDLYFMKEFVLWALVEYKKLSKDRFATGHQFKDMYGSYISKL; encoded by the coding sequence ATTTGAAAATACCGTAATTCCTGAACTTGAACGTGCAATTCTGTCTCGTCATAATATCAATTTACTGGGGCTTCGCGGACAGGCAAAAACACGTTTAGCACGTAAAATGGTTGAGTTATTAGATGAAAATATTCCGTTTGTTGCCGGTTCAGAAATTAATGATGATCCGCTAAATCCAATTTCCCGCTTTGCAAAAGATTTAATTGCTGAGAAAGGCGATGAAACTCCAATTTCATGGCTACACCGGAACGATCGTTTCTTCGAGAAATTGGCCACTCCGGATGTTACAGTAGCCGATTTGATCGGAGACGTTGACCCAATTAAAGCAGCTAATTTAAAATTATCATATGCAGATGATCGTGTTATTCATTTCGGAATGATTCCGAGAGCGAATCGCTGTATTTTTGTGATTAATGAATTACCGGATTTACAAGCCAGAATTCAGGTTGCACTATTTAATATTTTACAGGAAGGCGATATTCAGATTAGAGGTTTTAAATTGAGAATGCCGCTTGATATGCAGTTTATTTTTACAGCAAACCCTGAAGATTACACAAATCGTGGAAGTATTGTAACGCCTTTAAAAGACAGAATTGGATCCCAAATCCTGACACATTATCCGGAAAGTGTAGCGATTGCCAAAACCATTACCGAGCAGGAATCTAAATTAGACCAGAATCAGGCAGACACTGTTTATGTTCCAGACTTGGCAAGGGATATTTTAGAACAAATTAGTTTTGAAGCCCGTGAAAGCGAATATATAGACAATAAAAGTGGTGTGAGTGCCAGAATGAGCATTACGGCTTTTGAAAACCTAATTAGTACTGCTGAGCGTCGTGCCTTAATTTCAGGTGCTGATAAAACTACACTTCGCTTATCAGACTTTATCGGAATCATTCCGGCGATTACCGGAAAAGTAGAATTGGTTTACGAAGGTGAGCAGGAGGGAGCTGCAGCGGTAGCACAGAATTTAATTGGTTCTGCAATTAAAACGTTGTTTGCAGATTATTTTCCGAAAATTGAAAAATTAGAAAAACAAGGAGAAAAGACACCTTATTCTGATTTAATAGAATGGTTTTTTGCAGAAAGCGGTTTCGAATTGTTAGATGAAGCTTCAGACGCTGAATATCAGGCTATATTAGATGAAGTAACACCTTTGGATGTTCTGATCAAAAAATACCAGCCGCAACTGGATAAAAAGGATCTTTATTTCATGAAAGAATTTGTTTTATGGGCGTTGGTAGAATATAAAAAACTAAGCAAAGACCGTTTTGCAACCGGACATCAGTTTAAAGATATGTACGGAAGTTATATTAGTAAATTATAA